A single genomic interval of Hevea brasiliensis isolate MT/VB/25A 57/8 chromosome 4, ASM3005281v1, whole genome shotgun sequence harbors:
- the LOC110634760 gene encoding uncharacterized protein LOC110634760 isoform X2, whose product MTHWSTLEWIAKSRIAAQNWRSGTDGSSTDLSKHIGGSSSIVEHNLKMAEELHCDPNLWEVFKKLHKKNDGTFVDARSQSINDDDSQEISINVNRLCLDIVGGEKKQRVYGLGSHASTLYPDSFSSSATSRRTATVIDNVTNERIRVLEEEIVRKKENQERILKQCIEDEVSRLRQQSEEQFRSM is encoded by the exons ATGACACACTGGTCCACTCTAGAGTGGATTGCTAAATCCCGTATCGCTGCTCAAAATTGGCGTAGCGGGACTGATGGTTCAAGCACTGATTTAAGCAAGCATATTGGTGGTTCCAGTTCTATTGTGGAGCACAATCTGAAAATG gcGGAAGAACTGCACTGTGATCCTAATTTATGGGAGGTGTTTAAAAAGTTACATAAAAAAAATGATGGAACCTTTGTTGATGCTAGGTCTCAGAgcattaat GATGACGATTCACAAGAGATCTCAATCAATGTGAATCGCCTATGCTTGGATATTGTGGGTGGAGAGAAGAAGCAGCGCGTGTACGGTTTGGGCTCTCATGCTTCAACTTTGTACCCAGACTCATTCAGTAGCTCTGCCACTTCACGCAGGACAGCTACGGTGATAGATAATGTTACTAATGAGCGCATTAGAGTGCTTGAGGAGGAGATTGTGCGCAAGAAGGAAAATCAAGAGCGAATTCTCAAGCAATGCATTGAGGATGAGGTATCGCGCCTCAGGCAACAGAGTGAAGAGCAGTTTCGCTCTATGTAA
- the LOC110634760 gene encoding uncharacterized protein LOC110634760 isoform X1, whose amino-acid sequence MTHWSTLEWIAKSRIAAQNWRSGTDGSSTDLSKHIGGSSSIVEHNLKMAEELHCDPNLWEVFKKLHKKNDGTFVDARSQSINDQMEAMVVAATTDATSNSQDDDSQEISINVNRLCLDIVGGEKKQRVYGLGSHASTLYPDSFSSSATSRRTATVIDNVTNERIRVLEEEIVRKKENQERILKQCIEDEVSRLRQQSEEQFRSM is encoded by the exons ATGACACACTGGTCCACTCTAGAGTGGATTGCTAAATCCCGTATCGCTGCTCAAAATTGGCGTAGCGGGACTGATGGTTCAAGCACTGATTTAAGCAAGCATATTGGTGGTTCCAGTTCTATTGTGGAGCACAATCTGAAAATG gcGGAAGAACTGCACTGTGATCCTAATTTATGGGAGGTGTTTAAAAAGTTACATAAAAAAAATGATGGAACCTTTGTTGATGCTAGGTCTCAGAgcattaat GATCAAATGGAGGCTATGGTGGTTGCTGCTACTACTGATGCTACTTCGAACTCACAGGATGACGATTCACAAGAGATCTCAATCAATGTGAATCGCCTATGCTTGGATATTGTGGGTGGAGAGAAGAAGCAGCGCGTGTACGGTTTGGGCTCTCATGCTTCAACTTTGTACCCAGACTCATTCAGTAGCTCTGCCACTTCACGCAGGACAGCTACGGTGATAGATAATGTTACTAATGAGCGCATTAGAGTGCTTGAGGAGGAGATTGTGCGCAAGAAGGAAAATCAAGAGCGAATTCTCAAGCAATGCATTGAGGATGAGGTATCGCGCCTCAGGCAACAGAGTGAAGAGCAGTTTCGCTCTATGTAA
- the LOC110634762 gene encoding metal tolerance protein 4, with protein sequence MKTESNSSPKAPLLVVHERKQSGTLSRNKSVRTLRDEFFSRLPDKVRSGVDVESPFHVDISKTKGLTKDEKEYYERQFATLKSFEEVDSLDLDDTIDEEDDEEQLQAERAMKISNYANILLLAFKIYATVKSGSLAIAASTLDSLLDLMAGGILWFTHLAMKNINIYKYPIGKLRVQPVGIIIFAAVMATLGFQILVQAVEELIKDEPTAKMSSDQLVWLYTIMITATVVKLALWLYCKRSGNKIVRAYAKDHYFDVVTNVVGLVAAVLGDEFYWWIDPTGAILLAIYTISNWSGTVMENAVSLVGQSAPPEVLQKLTYLVIRHPQVKRIDTVRAYTFGVLYFVEVDIELPEELPLKEAHAIGETLQNKIEKLPEVERAFVHLDFECEHKPEHSVLSRLPNSSD encoded by the exons ATGAAGACCGAGTCGAATTCGAGTCCAAAAGCGCCGTTATTGGTCGTTCATGAGAGAAAACAAAGTGGCACACTGAGTCGAAACAAATCGGTGCGAACACTCAGAGACGAGTTTTTCTCCAGATTGCCTGATAAGGTTCGATCTGGTGTGGATGTTGAGTCTCCCTTTCACGTTGATATCTCTAAAACCAAAGGATTGACCAAAG ATGAGAAGGAATACTACGAAAGACAATTTGCTACATTAAAATCGTTTGAGGAAGTTGATTCTCTGGATTTAGATGACACCATCGATGAGGAAGACGATGAAGAACAGCTGCAAGCTGAAAGGGCCATGAAAATCTCTAATTATGCAAATATTTTACTCTTGGCATTCAAG ATCTATGCTACAGTAAAGAGTGGATCATTAGCCATTGCTGCATCAACCTTAGATTCTTTACTTGATCTCATGGCTGGTGGCATACTCTGGTTCACTCACCTTGCTATGAAAAACATAAATATCTACAAATATCCTATTGGAAAATTGAGGGTGCAGCCCGTGGGCATAATCATCTTTGCTGCTGTCATGGCTACCCTTG GCTTTCAAATATTGGTCCAGGCTGTTGAAGAACTAATTAAAGATGAGCCTACTGCAAAGATGTCCTCAGATCAATTGGTGTGGCTTTACACAATAATGATTACTGCCACTGTGGTGAAGCTGGCACTATGGCTTTATTGTAAAAGGTCAGGAAACAAGATTGTCCGTGCCTATGCAAAG GATCACTATTTTGATGTGGTAACAAATGTAGTAGGATTAGTTGCAGCTGTTCTTGGTGATGAGTTCTACTGGTGGATAGACCCTACTGGTGCTATTTTACTTGCCATTTACACAATTTCAAATTGGTCTGGAACTGTCATGGAAAATGCAG TTTCACTTGTTGGACAATCAGCCCCTCCTGAAGTCCTGCAAAAGTTGACATATCTTGTCATAAGGCATCCTCAAGTTAAGCGCATTGACACTGTCCGCGCTTACACCTTTGGCGTTCTTTACTTTGTAGAG GTTGACATTGAACTCCCGGAAGAGTTGCCTCTTAAGGAGGCACATGCAATTGGAGAAACTTTGCAGAACAAAATTGAGAAACTGCCAGAAGTCGAAAGGGCTTTTGTACATCTTGACTTTGAGTGTGAACACAAACCAGAGCACTCTGTTCTCAGCAGGCTGCCCAATAGTTCAGATTAG